The Hippopotamus amphibius kiboko isolate mHipAmp2 chromosome 3, mHipAmp2.hap2, whole genome shotgun sequence genomic interval ATCCCTTATCTCTATGGCACATTTGTGTCTCTTCTAGTTACCATAAAGATATTTAATTCATCGTTCTGTGGCTACAGTGTAGTGAGGCATTTCTACTGTGATTGTGTTTCTTTGTTATCTTTGCTCTGCTCAAATACACATGATATTGAACTGATTATTCTGATTTTTTcaggttttaatttgtttttgtctcttctgACAGTTCTTGTGTCTTACTTGCTCATCCTTGTAGCCATTCTTAGGATGAACTCTGCTGGGGGAAGGCACAAAGCTTTGTCCACTTGTGGATCCCACCTGACAGTGGTCACCGTGTTCTATGGGACTTTACTATTTATGTATTTGCAACCCAAGTCTAGCCATTCCTTTCACACTGATAAAGTCACTTCTATATTTTATACTCTCATTATCCCTATGTTAAATCCCTTGATCTATAGCTTGAGgaacaaagatgtaaaatatgctGTGCATACGATATCAAAAAAAACATGCAATATCTTTTCTTAAGTGCATTTTACTATATAGTTCCTTTGAATTAGGTTATGAACTTCCAGCTTTTTTATGTGTTCCCTCAGAGGGAAAAGCAAGGATAAATGAATTCAACATATAATTAGAAATTGATTTCTATGCACCAGTCATACTTCTAAGCGCTCTGAATGTATTAGTTAATGAACAATACATTTCTTGTCCTTCGTGGAGGAAGAGATGAATTATAAACATAAGAATTAAGTAATTCTTTCATACATTAGAATGGGTTCGATGACTATACACTGTAACCCCAGGCAAAGAGTGTGGGTAAGTTTTGTGGGAGTGGAAAACAGCCGGGACTGGAAGGGAATTGAAATGAACCTGTGTATTATCAACTATCAGAATAAACTTTCCAGTGTCTCTGTATATGTTTGTATGTTAGTA includes:
- the LOC130849484 gene encoding olfactory receptor 8K3-like, producing the protein MEKHNGTVLSEFILMGITDRPELQAPLFGLFLIIYMTSVVGNLGMVILTKVDSRLQTPMYFFLRHLALTDLGYSTTVGPKMLVSFVVDQNSISCYFCAMQGAFYIIFIVSELFILSAMSYDRYVAICNPLLYSAIMSQRVCWVLVAIPYLYGTFVSLLVTIKIFNSSFCGYSVVRHFYCDCVSLLSLLCSNTHDIELIILIFSGFNLFLSLLTVLVSYLLILVAILRMNSAGGRHKALSTCGSHLTVVTVFYGTLLFMYLQPKSSHSFHTDKVTSIFYTLIIPMLNPLIYSLRNKDVKYAVHTISKKTCNIFS